From Jiangella mangrovi:
TGCAGGACGCCTATCCCGAGTGGGGCGCCGACGACGTCGCGCTCGACCGCAACGCCATCGCCATCACGCTGGTGGTCATCGGCGTCCTGGGACTGGCGGGCTGGTTCGGCGCGCTCTGGGCGGCGAAGCGCGACCGTGGCGTGCGCGCTACAGTGACGACGCTGTTCGCGCTCGGCATGGGCACGCTGACGGTCGTCGCCGGCGTCGGCGGCGAGCCCTACGACCAGTACGTCCCGCTCTGGCTGGGCACCACCATCCTGCTGGTCATGGCGCTGCCCGCCGTGACGGCCCTGCTGGCGGTCTGGTTCCGCGGGCGCGACTGACGTTGTGAAGAACCCCGCCGACGGAGAGGACACCATGCCCGCCTACGTCATCGCACACCTGCAGGACGCCGCCCCGCACCCGGACATCGCCGAGTACATCGAGCGCATTCCCGGCACGTTCGAGCCGTACGGCGGCCGATTCCTGGTGCACGCCACGCAGCACGCGGTGCTCGAGGGCGGCTGGCCGGGCGGCGTCGTGATGATCGGCTTCCCGAGCCTCACCGAGGCGCGGACCTGGTGGGACTCCCCCGAGTACCAAGAGATCGCACCGCTGCGCTCGCGGCACATCGAGGGCGACATCATCATGGTCGACGGCGTCCCCGACGGCTACGACCCCGCCACCACGGCGAAGGCGATCCGCGACGCCGTCCCCGCCGAATAGCCCACTTGAGTCCGATGATCATGTCCCCTCACGGCGCCACAGCGACCGCGAGGGGACATGATCACGAGCGGGTCAGGACCCACTCCCCAACCGCTCCGGCGGCGACGGGGTCAGCCCTCGGCCGCGGGCTCCACCAGTGCGGGAGCCGCAGCTGACGCCGTCACCACCGCCGCTGCCGGGCCGCGGTCCTTCGCCGGGCCGTACAGCGCCCGCCCCGGCCGCGCCCCGGTGAGAGCGCCGTCGCGCAGCACCGCCGTCCCGGAGACGAAGACGTCGTCGACGCCCTCGGCGAGCTGGCGGGGGCGCTCGAAGTTGGCCGGGGCGAGGCTGCGCTCGAGCGAGAACACGACCACGTCGGCCACGGCGCCGTCGCGCAGGACGCCGCGGTCGGGCAGGCCGAGCCTCTGGGCGGGGAACGACGACATCTTGCGGACGGCCTCGGGCAGGCTGAGCAGCCGCTCCTCGCGGACGAAGTCGGCCAGGACGCGCGTGAAGCAGCCGTAGGCGCGCGGGCTCGGGGCCAGGCCGATGAAGACGGAGTCGCTGGCGATCATGCCGAGCGGGTGGCAGACGAACTTCCACAGCGTCATCGCGTGCGGGCTGGGCCGGGTGAACGTCGCGCCGGGGTTGGCCGCCACGAGGTCGCAGACGGCCACGCCGAGCGAGACGCCGAGGGTGCTGACGACCTCGCTGAGGTACCAGCCCTCGAAGCGGTCGTACTCGGAACTGGTGAGATAGCCCAGCCGCAGGTCCGAGAACGGGGCGCTGGCGACGTACTGCCGGGCCGCGCCGCTGGACTCGACCTCGGCGGCGATGCGCTCGCGGGTGGCGCCGTCGGCCAGCCGTTCGCGCAGGCGGTCCGGCCCGCCCTCCTGCACCCAGAGCGGGAGCAGCCGGCTGAGCCGGGTGCCGCCCCACTCGTAGGTGTAGGTGTCGAACGTGACGTCGAGGCCGGCGTCGCGCTCGGCCTGCAGCAGGTCGAGCATCCGCTGCGCGCCGCCGGTGTACTCGGCTCGGGCGGACCGGGAGAAGTGCGTGACCTGCAGCGGCGCGCCGGACCGGCGGGCGATGTCGACGGCCTCGCGGAACGGGTCGAGGTAGGTGTCGCCCAGGCCGTAGCGGACGTGGGTGTGGTACATCCCGCCCAGCTCCGCCGCCTCGGCCGCCAGCGCGACGAGCTCGTCCGTCGTCGCGTGCGCGCCCGGCGGGTAGTCCAGCCCCGTCGACAGGCCGAAGGCGCCGTCGTACATCGCGTCGCGGACCTGGCCCCGCATGCGGTCCAGAGCGGCGCCGTCGGCGATGCCGGGCTCCCAGCCCAGCGCGTTGACCCGCAGCGCCGTGTTGCCGACGAGCGTCGCGACGTTGACGGCGACGGTGCGGTCGTAGGCGGCGAGCTGGTCGGCGACCGAGCCCCAGCCCAGCGGCTCGGCGGGCAGCCCCGCGATGCCGGCGTTCTGCTCCGAGAACGCGCTCAGGTCCGCCGGCCGGTCGAACGGCGCGTAGGACAGCCCGTCGACGCCGATGACCTCGGTGGTGACGCCCTGGCGGATCTTCATCTCCAGGTCCGGGTCGCCGAGCAGCACCAGGTCGGAATGGCTGTGCAGGTCGATGAAGCCGGGCGCGACGATGCGGCCGGTGGCGTCGACGCGCTCGCGGGCCGGCACGTCCGCCGTCGACCCCCGCAGCAGCGTCACCCGGCCGTCGCGGATCCCGACGGCCGCGGTGAAGGCCGGGTTGCCGGTGCCGTCGACGACCGTGCCGTGCTCGATGAGCACGTCGAACGGCGCCCGCGTCGAGGCCGTCATCGGGTCCCGCCCAGGTCGAGCACGAAGCGCGGCTCGGAACGTTCCAATTCCTCCAGCCGCAGCCGCGGGCCGAGCCCTGGTGACGGGTCCACCCGCCAGACGCCGCCGTCGACGCGCGGCGGGTTCTCGACGTAGCGCTCCCAGTACGGCGCCTGCTCCGGCGTGATCATCGACTCACTCATGAGGAAGTTCGGCAGCGTAGCGGAGAGCTGCCAGGTCGCGGCGCTCTGCAGCGGACCGAACGGGTTGTGGAACGCGACGGAGACGCCGTGCGCCTCGGCCAGGGTGGCGATCTTCCGCGCCGCCGTCAGCCCGCCGCAGATGCCCACGTCGGGCTGAGCGACGGCCACGGTGTGCTGCTCGATGAACGGCGCGCTCGAGAAGTGGTTGCCCCACCGCTCCCCCGCCGCGATGGGCGTGCTGACCCGGCTGGACACCTCGCGCAACCAGTCCGGCCGCTCGTACGGCACCGGCTCCTCGATGAAGGTGAGGTCGTACGGCGCCAGCGCCTCGGCCAGCCGGATCGAGTTCGCGACGTTGAGCCGGCCGTGACAGTCGACCATGAGGTGGACGTCGGGGCCGACGGCCTCGCGCGCGGCCTGGAAGTACTCGGCGATGTAGCCGAAGATCCACGGCGGCAGCAGCTCGGTCTCGGTCTGGCGTGCGGGGACGAGCTGGCCGTGCTCGTGGTGGACGCTGGTCACCTTCTCGTAGAACCCGGGCAGCGTCGTCTTGATCGCCTTGAACCCGGCGTCGACCCGGGCGCGTGCCGTCGCCGCCAGCGCGTCCGGCGACTCGCCGGCCTTCGCGTGGGTGTAGACCAGCACCTCGTCGCGGAACGCGCCGCCGAGCAGCCGGTGCACGGGCACGCCGAGCACCCGCGCGTTGAGGTCCCAGAGCGCCATGTCGACCGCGCTGATGCCGATGGTCAGCAGCGTCCCGCCGAGGAACGCGTCGCGGTACATCCGCTCGCTGAGCTGCTCGATGCGGGTCGGGTCCTGGCCGCGCAGCTCGTCGCCCAGTTCGTCGAGCAACGCGACGATCGACCGCGTCCGCCGCCGCATGGCGACCTCGGCCTCCCCGACCGCGCCGTCGTCGGTCTCGACCCTGACGTACACGGCGTTGTAGAAGCCGAAGTCCACCGGCCACGAACGAATTCGATCGATCTTCATGACACCTCCTTCCTAGAACCTAGGACTTAGGTGTTTACTTATCAAGCCCTGAACTATGCTCGTGCCTCACCTGCCCCGGTAGTGGTCGAGAGGATGTGACGCGACAGTGGCGCGATCCGGCACAGAGGTCGACGAGTCCGCACCCGCGGCGGACGACGACGACCGCCTCACCCGGCGGCTGTCCGACCACGGGCGCCGTGTCCCCCTCGGCGTCCAGGTGGCCGAGCGCATCCGGGCCGACATCTCCAAGGGCGGCCTGCAGCCCGGCGAGGAACTGCCCTCCGAGGCCGAGTACGGCGAGCGCTTCGACGTCAGCCAGCGCGTGGTCCGCGACGCGCTGCGCACCCTCAACAACGAGGGCATCATCTCGACGCGGCAGGGCAAGCGCGCCGTCGTCGGCAGCCTCCGCCCGGCCGCCATGGGCAACTACATCCGCTTCCTCGTCGACACCGACCCGTCGGCCATCGACGAGCTCATGGACTTCCGCGCGCTGCTCGAGGGGCACGCCGCCCGGCTGG
This genomic window contains:
- a CDS encoding DUF1330 domain-containing protein translates to MPAYVIAHLQDAAPHPDIAEYIERIPGTFEPYGGRFLVHATQHAVLEGGWPGGVVMIGFPSLTEARTWWDSPEYQEIAPLRSRHIEGDIIMVDGVPDGYDPATTAKAIRDAVPAE
- a CDS encoding N-acyl-D-amino-acid deacylase family protein, with the protein product MTASTRAPFDVLIEHGTVVDGTGNPAFTAAVGIRDGRVTLLRGSTADVPARERVDATGRIVAPGFIDLHSHSDLVLLGDPDLEMKIRQGVTTEVIGVDGLSYAPFDRPADLSAFSEQNAGIAGLPAEPLGWGSVADQLAAYDRTVAVNVATLVGNTALRVNALGWEPGIADGAALDRMRGQVRDAMYDGAFGLSTGLDYPPGAHATTDELVALAAEAAELGGMYHTHVRYGLGDTYLDPFREAVDIARRSGAPLQVTHFSRSARAEYTGGAQRMLDLLQAERDAGLDVTFDTYTYEWGGTRLSRLLPLWVQEGGPDRLRERLADGATRERIAAEVESSGAARQYVASAPFSDLRLGYLTSSEYDRFEGWYLSEVVSTLGVSLGVAVCDLVAANPGATFTRPSPHAMTLWKFVCHPLGMIASDSVFIGLAPSPRAYGCFTRVLADFVREERLLSLPEAVRKMSSFPAQRLGLPDRGVLRDGAVADVVVFSLERSLAPANFERPRQLAEGVDDVFVSGTAVLRDGALTGARPGRALYGPAKDRGPAAAVVTASAAAPALVEPAAEG
- a CDS encoding mandelate racemase/muconate lactonizing enzyme family protein, whose amino-acid sequence is MKIDRIRSWPVDFGFYNAVYVRVETDDGAVGEAEVAMRRRTRSIVALLDELGDELRGQDPTRIEQLSERMYRDAFLGGTLLTIGISAVDMALWDLNARVLGVPVHRLLGGAFRDEVLVYTHAKAGESPDALAATARARVDAGFKAIKTTLPGFYEKVTSVHHEHGQLVPARQTETELLPPWIFGYIAEYFQAAREAVGPDVHLMVDCHGRLNVANSIRLAEALAPYDLTFIEEPVPYERPDWLREVSSRVSTPIAAGERWGNHFSSAPFIEQHTVAVAQPDVGICGGLTAARKIATLAEAHGVSVAFHNPFGPLQSAATWQLSATLPNFLMSESMITPEQAPYWERYVENPPRVDGGVWRVDPSPGLGPRLRLEELERSEPRFVLDLGGTR
- a CDS encoding FCD domain-containing protein encodes the protein MARSGTEVDESAPAADDDDRLTRRLSDHGRRVPLGVQVAERIRADISKGGLQPGEELPSEAEYGERFDVSQRVVRDALRTLNNEGIISTRQGKRAVVGSLRPAAMGNYIRFLVDTDPSAIDELMDFRALLEGHAARLAAERATAEDVAEMRKALSRVLETGDDLEARVPADLRLHELISQACGNRLVDSMLQVLSETLAEERRRGAQITRSKGVGHDETNQQHVALIEAIAAHDGDAAERCAVEIVQRALGYWSSAARHDGS